DNA sequence from the Lachancea thermotolerans CBS 6340 chromosome H complete sequence genome:
CGTCTTGCTCCACTGCAGGGGCACTAATTTCAGTCTCAGGGAAGGACATGGTGGTCGTACGGCGATTTAACAAGTTAACAGGTAGCCAGGAATATCGGTAGATGCAAAGCGGTCACGAAAATAGACGGAACTTGCTCAATTTTGATCGGTGGAAGACGGTTCAAGTGCGCTCAGAAGTAGCGGATCAAGTCTGGGGGGTATTCGCGGCCAAAACGAGCGAAAAAAGCAGGTATTCGGTGCGattgagcttgaaatggGTATTTCAGAAGGCGTGTCTAATATATCAAGATCGGGCCAACTATagtgaaaaaaatttcagtCTGGAAACCGAACTTGGATCAACCGTCGTGGACTCCGGGCCCTCGCCCATCACATGACGCGGCTTGCGAGTGGAGCACACGCCCAGGGTGTGCGGCGAGTGCGTGGAGGCTTGTGGTCGCGGCAATTCATGTTTTCAGGACGTTTGCCTTGTACTGGCCCGCCACATTGCCAGGAGGGTCGTAGCTGCAGATCGTGTACTGGCCGTAGTAGTCGCCGCAGTCAACACGGGCGCAGCCCAGACGCTTGGAAGAGACCCACACGAGCTGGGAGAAGTGGCCGGTGTCCTCAGCGAAGCCCgggttcttgaagttgtagAGCCGGACCTCGTTGTACCAGGCTGCGACGGCCGCGGAGGAGTTATAGCCCAAAGCGAGATTCTCCCCGTACGACCCGCCAGAGTGCACCAGTGTGCCGTTGCAGTTGTAGGAGTTTGCGTAGTTCTGGGCGTAGCTGGCGAGCTGCGTCGACCAGGTGAGAGCAGGCGCGTGGTGAAGGGCGCGGTAGGAGTTGTGCTCGAGAAGGATCTGGGTCTGGAAAGACGAACTTGTTGTGGAGGGCAGCGTCGCTGTCGCCGACGCTGTGGTTGCCGTTGTCACCGACAGCGGCGAcgaggcgcgcggcgcACTGGTGGACGACAGCCGCACGGTGCGAAAAACGGTGGTTCTGGTAGTGATCCACGCTGGCGCGGGCTCGCTGGCGAGCGCGATGGTAGCGGCGAGCGCGCGGGATGTCAATAGCAGCAGGGCCCCGAGGACGGACAGCGGGTTCATGGTTTAGGGTGCGCAGATGgtgcggcgcgcgcgcgctcaGCTTAAGTAGCGGGAGGCTGTTAGAGAGCGCGACACACCTGTAACACGCCTGTAACACACCTGCGACACAGCTGTGACGCGCCAACGAAAGAAGTAAATAACAACCAGAGTATTCGATACATAAACCTATAAACCGAGAGCTAGCAGCGCCAAG
Encoded proteins:
- a CDS encoding CAP domain-containing protein (some similarities with uniprot|P47032 Saccharomyces cerevisiae YJL079C PRY1 Protein of unknown function, has similarity to Pry2p and Pry3p and to the plant PR-1 class of pathogen related proteins) — its product is MNPLSVLGALLLLTSRALAATIALASEPAPAWITTRTTVFRTVRLSSTSAPRASSPLSVTTATTASATATLPSTTSSSFQTQILLEHNSYRALHHAPALTWSTQLASYAQNYANSYNCNGTLVHSGGSYGENLALGYNSSAAVAAWYNEVRLYNFKNPGFAEDTGHFSQLVWVSSKRLGCARVDCGDYYGQYTICSYDPPGNVAGQYKANVLKT